ATGTCATGTAGGTGTCCCTCATGAAACggctttaataaaatcaaaactcCTAAGGGGGTTCGCGGAGCGTTAAAGGTTAATATGCTTCCGTTCATTGAATATATATGGTACAGAGTTTAAATTCGGCATGAACGTTAACTTTGtcatgtacacagaaaaaaaaattctcgactgaagataaatattcttgattcaagaaaatttttttggaaacctaaattttctcagataaagtagaaatcttctccgaccaaggcaaattttttttaaccaagacaaattctcttggttcaagaaaatcttgatttGATTCCCGAAAACATTtggcttccaaaatattttcttaattcaagATAACTTTTCTTTCTGTGTAAGTATCTCTCATAAACAAGATTTAATAGATTCAACTCCTAAAGGAGTTTGCGGGAGTGTCAAACGTTAGTGTATtcccgttttttaaatatatgtgttacAGAGTTTAAATTAAGTATGACGATTAATTGTATCGTCTACTTATGTactatactgaaaaaaaaaacttttcccaAGTATAAATACTTcatttaaagaaatatttactcggcactatacaaacaaataatattcttaATCATAGTAAATATGTACTTCAACCgagtaatattttcttgatttaagaatttctatacttattttaagaaaatatacttGATCGGAGTACATTTTAACTGagattaaacaaatatttactcggtatgatacaaacatttatttacttgaaaaaagttttttttctcagtgtaaaatGGGTTTCAAAGGtacgatattaattttttatacacccTTTAATTGAATTACTTCGATGAATCTatgttaaagaaaaaacaaaaaataagtacatttcaatcaaaatattatgaaCTCCGTCTTTTATCCGAGATCTGATGAAAGAGACGCGTATATTTTCGACTCAAAAAAATAAgcaaataacatttttgtCTCATCGGTATGATTGtggtgtaattatttataattgaattttgtCATTAGTTCTTTATagattattacaataatatcaatacaatTGCCGAGGAAGTCATCGGTCAAAGCCATAgttatagaaatatttttaatcatgaaataaaaaaatcatcactTAACTGTAATTTACGCCCAGCGAAGCGGGTGGGTAACggctagtatatatatatatatatatatatatatatatatatatatgacttattaatatatttatttattagttaatttcaagTCTGTAGGCCTTGAAAATGGACTTGTCCAACttacattttaaatgaaaattaatttcacacTCATCCGTACATTGCTCatatcattatcatttaatctttttttcagttgCAAATTAATCTACTCCTTATTTTTCTAGTGCGCATAGTAATCTACAAATTATAATCACACTGTCAATTTCCTTATTTTTCTGTGCGCTTTTCAtcttttcaattttctcaaGCCAATCTTCTACTTTATCACCACCCCCCTCCCCCCCTCTCACGACTATCTTCTAATAGGCAAGATTACTAGAATAATgacacattttatttatagttggaggttttttatttatttattaaatatttttttattttcaagtcaTTCAAGATTTTTGCGTCAATTTTGAAATGACTGGttcaattgtttaaaattacggcgaaaatattggtcttataaaaaagttttcgaacaaaagttTTAGGACATttcattttctaaaaaaatcgtctcttatgattttcttgtacggccaatattttcgccgtaatatcaaaaatttgacatcaCTTATATTAATcgttattttcaaattaaagcaaaaatcctggctttatttaaaaaactattttttttgacaccagtttttttttttataaatactgatatttatatttattaatatttttagtacaaaaagctgcttataaataaaaatgatttataattaCGCAGACTTTGAGcggacaaaagtaaaaaaaaaatgtaatttatttattatatttcttaattgttttcaaatttgtttgaaaaaatttgatattttttttagaaaatggggtaagagcaccagtacccagccccGAACCAGTAGCCAGTCACCTCATGTTAacttatatctatatatattttgagccaatgttaaagtatatgaccggctggctactggttaggggctgggtactggtgctcttaccctatttgttgttaaaaaaattaaaaaactagacTTGAAATTGTCTCATATCTGCTACATTgacactcaaaaaattttgaatttttatattaaatgctacagtttttaaaaataaaattttgtgctGCTCGGAATTACAACATTTTTGATTTACCATAAGGTAAaagaactagtactcgatttTTTACCTtctggttattttttttttttataacttattttataagtctgaatgtagcagacataagacaaattttaaattacaaataaacaattaaaaatataaaaaataaaaaaatgcacatactgattttgaaatttcatagatgcgcatttttttaattttattcgatttacATCTACATTTAACTCacttatttctaaattttttaaattttaaattatcagctACATTCGCactcattgaattttttagttatagattttgaatattttttaagttctgAATTCACAATTTTTGACAACTGAAACTCCATTATGTAAGTAAAGATTATCGTGTAActcaatcaaaaaataaaatgatactgaagtgaGCTGgcgtgtaataattttttgatgtttttagAAACGAtgacttataaaaataataaatatttttaaaaattgcacctatagtttatcaaattttctacatatgcaaatttttagttttttttcctttttaaattgaattattaaaaaaaaattccaaaaaatgtgaactgtctgctaacttcaggatcataaatattagaatgatactgaaggtagtcaacgtctaataatttttgctttttatttcaaaatgataaattattttaaaaaattgcacatatagtttttttaatttcttacttGTGCGTATTTTccgttttttaacttcccgctaagaaaattgtaaattttcaaaaattcgggaagttattggtttcggtccgatttacgaaaaccgaatttccatcagatgtcgacgttttgaggtccgaggaagctattctgactaatttcacgatgatgtccgagtgtatgtatgtatgtatgtacgtacgtatgtaaatacctgtatcttttgaacggatgaaccgattttgaactttaaggtgtcattcgacgcggattgtcaatatcttgaagccgagagaaaattgagcttgatcggtagggctcgttcagagatattccaaaaataaagttttttgaaaaatgtttttttttgataacttttaatgtgctcgatagattgattccaaagtggactgggctctagagctttataagccgcgtcgaatgccacctcaactatcaaaatcggttcattcgttcaagagaaaccgttgtcgaaagaattaaaaaaaaaaaaattttttatttttcctgaaatatcacaaaatcgactcgataaatcgaatccaaaatttgatcagttttaaaacttgacaaaacgcgtcgattgccgcctcaaccatcaaaatcggttaattcgttcgcgagatatcgtgggagaaagaaatgctgaaaaatgattttttacaaaacaatggcatacaaaagtatttgcgagctcgaagagcttgaaaatgtattcacaatagtgttttcgagctcaacgagctcgaaaacagcgggaagttttggggctggcccgcagggtcaacttatagaccgatttttttaacttcccgctgagaaaatcgacgattttcaaaaaattcgggaagttattggtttcaccccgattttcaaaaaccgggtttttatcatatgtcgacatttgaaggtgctaggatgctcttctgacattttcagagcgatgtctgtatgtatgtatgtatgtatgtgtgtgtgtgtgtgtgtgtgtgtgtgtgtgtgtgtgtgtgtgtgtgtgtatctctcatatctttttgatgaatgaaccgatttagatggttcttgcggcattcgaaagatattttctgaacttagattttcaaaaaaattttagaccatttagtcaaataaactctgagagatttaagaaatacgaaaaaaaaaaaaattttttttttcgttttttttggatattgtgaaaactgttggatcgatcaattccaaaatctaatcagctctagaactcgataaaagctttcgattgccaccaagaacgtctcaatcagataatccgttcaaaagatatcgtcgacgaaagaaacagtaggaaacggttttttgcaaatatcgtcgaaacgacaaaaccaatcattcccaaaattttatcagctcaaGACCTCAATAAaccacgtcgattgccacctcaaccgtcttaatcggtcaattcgtttacgagatatcgttgattaaaaaaatagtgaaaaacgtttttttccagatatctacagaaaaattgaatcattcgattttaaaatctaatcagctctagaacttaataaaacgcgtcgattgccgcctcaaccatcaaaatcggttaattcgttcgcgagatatcgtgggagatagaaatgctaaaaaatgttttttcagaaaacaatggcatacaaaagtattttcgagctcgaagagctcgaaaatgtatccacaataatgttttcgagctcaacgagctcgaaaacagcgggaagttttggggctggcccgcagggttaaccgacagaccgatttttttttttgtaactgatttgtttaaaaaaaaaatccaaaaatttttaattgtccgctaacttcaggatcatatatttgaactataaatataattataaaattaataaaacaattcaaataatcgaggcagaaaaaaaagtaaaacccattaaaagtaaataattaataatttattcccaCATGCATATTTTCCAATTAGTTATCTTGCTGGAACATGCGCAGAAAATGTctcatatcattattatctaaACATTTGAATACATCATCGACGCCATCAGACAACAATTTAGATGCAACGGGAAAAAGATTATGAAAAACTGTAGtacttttttccaaaaaatcttTCCTTGCTAATCCTTTCGAAAAGCGAAGTTTTATAGCCGATCCATAAACCGGAAATCGATCTGAAATTTCACTCGAAAATATGAACGTCtcatgatttttgttttttgcatACACAGCTaaaacattataatttttacgcaAAATATCATGAAGCGAAATCCCCGAGTTTGGTATTTTTTCTGTAATCATTCTCGACATTTCTAgctcacatttttttttataattatcaaaaggAAGAAATCCAACAAGAGAAggcaataaaatatcaatgttTCTAGATAGGGGTACATTtagactttttaatttaacaatctGTTTAATTAAGCATTTTATTGTTTCCGAATCACCGTACTCAGAACTGTCATCAGAACTGTCATCAGTTTCTGTGTCACTAACATCATGGTGATGAAGATGAAGATATTTATCGATATTAAGAACATTTATGTCTGCATCATTATCTAGAAGAGTATTTAACATTTCCATGTAATCGTCAGAATAATCCCATTCAAGAGaaatatcatcatcatcaggaTCAACTTCTATAGTGAAACGCCCATTATGTTGAACTATAAAAACTGGAGTATttccatatttatttttagcatTAATATCTGCTCCataatctaataataattgcaaAATATCATTGTTGAAGGCCATTACTGCGTGATGGATTGGAGCTGATCTGTCGTCATCATATTCATTGACATCCGCAccaatttctaataataatgagACCATTGCCGAGTTTTTATTCTTGACAGCCGCATGCAGTAATGACcgatcatatttttttccaaaatttttgtgCTCAACGATAAGTTTTGCGATCTCAATATTGTTTTGCTCAACTGCTAACTTAATTggtgatttattattatgaatattgttattacttattttagcGCCGCGTTCCAGAAgcattttgaaaatcatcgtGTTGTTGTTCATGGCGGCTATCTGAAGAGGGGACAGGACTTTACGGTCGCTGTTAACTTTTGCATCATTGCGCAATAAATATGCCACCATTTTTTCTTGATCTTTTTCAACGGCAGTAGTAAGTAGTGGATACCCATCATCCAGCAATGGACAGAATGATAATCCAAATTCGTCTATTATGTCTCTTACTTTTTGCGTATctcctttttttattgaatttatcatgtcgaaatatttttccaagtcatccatgattaatttattgatatttaactTCCCGGcactcaattattttttattttttattattgaaaactgCGAGTAACTAACGAACGCAACTATTGTCAACTAACGTACAAGTACTTGTAATTTTAACCAGCgtgacttaaataaaaaatggcgtGTGAAGGCAGAATATTTAAGcccaattttcataaatttttatgagtgaaTGCAGCGGATGTGAGACaatttgtaacttttaaataaataaatttaataattgaaaaaatgaaattttaaaaaaggtgagtactgttttttaaattatctgatgcgcgtttttgaattttgttctactgacattttatttgtttatttaaaaattggaaattgataatcgttagctgcattCACACACATTATGTATGGAGACTATACAGGAGACCAACCGGACTATACTGTATACAGTAGGGATGTATGATTCAAGATCGATTCTCCCCTGAATCGATTTATTCATGTAAGCAATTCGATTATTTGAATCGATTCTTTTCACAGAAACGATTCGAGAGATCGATTCTTTGTTTTGAAGATTGATTGATTAAAACCAACATGGTGGAATTAACCGGGAATTTTAAagtcgaaattttatttttatttaaggtatatattttttaaatttaaatttaaatcagctACTTCTCTCAGGCAGTTTATTAAGcaattaaacatatatatatcgacGAATCATCAAatattagataattatttattattcatagaaaaaataaataaaattatatcttgTTTCAAAAGTTGCGGCACTCTTGAAACGAGTCGGTAATATCTTGAACCAGTGTCATTGCCTCCCgggtaaacaaaaaatatacatgaaaaaaaacccTGAATAATAGACCACATATATAATCTTctagagaaacaaaaaaatattttttttaaagattaaaaataatgagagccaaatatgaaatattatcAAAGAAACTGATAAGGAATTTAAGAACAACtttcgaaattattattaaaaaagaataaatacgACTATTTGATAGGTACAATTGCGGGAGCTTTCAACCCCTAGTTCTTTACTTGAGTTATACTGATCTGAATCACgaactataaacaaataaatgtttattagAGTTACTTAggaaatttgtaaaatttctttaaaataagtgtaaaaaaattaaattattgtacatttttatatgaaatgacgtaaaatgaaatttattggcATTCATAAgtcaataataatcatcaataataataaatcatctaTTTTTGGAGGATGCGATAGCTAGCaatacgaaaaattttgtaatcttTTCAATTCGATTTCTTAAGAATCGATTCTTTGACagtcgatttttttagaatCTATTCTTTGCTTTGAAATCAATTCGCTTTTGAAAGATCGATCTTGTTTTCGATATCATACATCCCTTTGTACTTGTAATTTTAATCAGCGTAACTTGCAATAAAATGGCGTGGGATGTTGATAAATGTTCATCAACACTGAGTAATGAGACAACATCACCATCTTAACAATTTTGGTAGTACTTACGGTAGATACGATGTTTTGAAATTCGAACATGTAGATACGAGAAAAATCAAAAgtctctaaaaaaaattatatcatcaTTGTGAAcgtttaatgtttttttttttgcgtaatAGAAGTACTAAGGAATGTTTATCACTCATAATCGCAGGTTCGAAAAAAATGGAGTTACGAGGTTTACGTAGAAAGGGGACAAgatgttgaaaattaaaaaaattataggtgcaatttttttaataattttttgtttaaaaaaaaaaaaaacattattagacgtcggctaatttcagtatcatttattttataactgatttgttttaaacaaaaatccgataattgttaattgttgactaacttcaaaatcacatatttattctataaatataattataaaattaataaaacaattcaaataaacgaggtagaaaacaaaataaaacccattaaaagtaaataattaataattaattacaacatACATGAGCGTGTTCAGAAATACACCCTGGAGATGAAAAATTACCTATCCAGGTGTGATTAGTACCTGTGTAATGTTAAATCGCACCACTGGTTCGACCACAGGATATTTCTGAATCAAAATTATGTGATTTAAGCTAgggttatttaattaatgctcTTTTTCCCATACAGCTTATcaaaaagtgatttaaatataaataaacctCATTATCTTCAATTTACTTgagatttaaatatattataaaaagattGTTAGAAACTGAGCGCTGCTGACACCAACCAGAGTTATctctaatttattatagatttaagaagatttttatttacttcataATTATGTAAGACTTTTCATTTTTGGCAATGATAAATACacttgtaacaaaaaaaaaaaaaaaaaggatttttctGAAGGCAGGAGTTGAATATTTCTCTTCCAGAGTGTGTTTCTGAACACGCCCATATTTTACAATTAGTTATCTTGCGGGAACGTGCGCAAAAAATGtcttaaatcattattatctaaacatttaaatacatCATCGACACCATCAGACAACAATTTAGACGCAACGGGAAAaagattatgaaaaattttagtgcttttttccaataaatttttccttgcTAATCCTTTCGAAAAGCGAAGTTTTATCGCCGATCCATAAACCGGAAATCGACGTGAAACTTCACCCGAAAATATGAACGTCtgatgatttatattttttgcatacgcagctaaaaaattactatttttgctCAAAATATTATGGAATGAAATCCCCGAGTTTGGTATTTTTTCCATCATTGCTCTCGACATTTCTTgctcacatatttttttataatcatcaaACGGTTTGTGTTTAAGAAGAGAAGACAATAATACATTATTGTTATAAGATGGAGGGGCATTTCGACTTCGTAATTTTACAATCTGTTTAATaatgtgttttttattttccgaaatATCGTCTTCAAGACTAGGATTAGCATGAAGATGCGCGCTAATTTCAGGAGTACTACGTGGAAGATATTTACAGATATCAAGACCATTTATGTCTGCATCGTTATCTAGGAGAATAtccaatatactattattctGTGTATTGCCAAGTAATAAAGACGTTCTAGAAATATGTTTTACATAAATGACGTTATACGAATGCATTAGAACCAAACAAACTGGAGTGTcaccatatttatttttagcatTAATATCTGCTCCataatctaataataattgcaaAATATCATTGTTGAAGGCCATTACTGCGTGATGGATTGGAGCTGATCTGTCCTCATCATATTCATTGACATCCGCAccaatttctaataataatgagACCATTGCCGAGTTTTTATTCTTGACAGCCGCATGCAGTAATGACCggtcatatttttttccaaaatttttgtgCTCAACGATAAGTTTTGCGATCTCAATATTGTTGTGCTCAACTGCTAACTTAATTggtgatttattattatgaatattgttattacttattttagcGCCGCGTTCCAGAagcattttgaaaattatcgtGTTGTTGTTCATGGCGGCTATCTGAAGAGGTGACAGGACTTTACAATTGCTGTTAACTTTTGCATTATTTCGCAATAAATATGCCACCATTTCTATTTGATTTTTTCCAGCGGCAGCAATAAGTAGTGGATACCCATCATCCAGCAATGGACAGAATGATAAACCAAATTCGTCTATTATGTCTCTTACTTTTTGCGTATctcctttttttattgaatttagcATGTCGAAACATTTTTCCAAGTCAtccatgattaatttatttatattaaacttcCCGGcactcaattattttttattttttattattgaaaactgCGAGTAACTAACGAACGCAACTATTGTCAACTAACGTACAAGTACTTGTAATTTTAACCAGCGTGACTTATAATAAAATGGCGTgtaaaaacataatatttaagcccaattttcataaatttttatgagtgaaTGCAGCGGATGTGAGACAATttgtaacttttaattaaataaatttaataaggtAAAAGCACCAATTATTGACGGGGGTCCAATTATTGACGCCCTATCCTATTTTAGAACATATTTAATTACCTactatattaataatgatcgtatacatttttaaacaatctatataatttaagaaatcgaaaaaaaattattgttagtgaaaaatattaaaaattcattaataaaaaaaataaatttcattcgaGTCTATCGAAACAGCTTGTGAGCGTCAAATTTTCTTAACTATTGCGGTTAGAAAAGCAGTCTATTGAAacgatgatttttaattattttttccatctaatcacatcaaatttttttttataaataaataaaatacaaaaagttaacaatatcatatatttacagTAAACTATatgctttttaattttaaaatagtggatgtcaataattagtacATAATATTGAAGTTGTATCTCATATTGACAGGTCAGTAGACAGCGCCATAacgtcttttttttcaaacataaatCCATTAAAAACTTAAACCATAATATTCAAGAACCCACGCTGtcatatgtataatattaaattgttattaaaaaaatgattaattgatttttatttaattaaaaaaaatttttattagtttcttgtttaaaataaaggtgagtgaaaaacattattaaataaatatttatttaattaaattaaaaattaacctcatgttcaaaaagtaaatataaagttCAACAGATCAGTGACACATGGGCATTAAGGGTGTCAATAATTGGAGCAACAGCATGTCAATAGTTAGATCAGTCGGGTTTTTAACCTGTCAATAATTGGTGTATCCGGGTAACTTATTTTATcgctttaaattaattaataaatgtaatttattattataaataaatatgaatttgtttagttaaaaaactaaataagacaatgttaaaattaaaattcaataatattaatgatactgaagttagccgacgtctaacaatttttgaatttttaaaaaaacgataaattataaaaaaaaaacatttgaaaaaattgcatttgtagtcttttaaattttctacatgcgcatatttttaattttttttttcttcaaatttaattgttaaaaaaaaaaattaaaaaatttttaattgtttgctaacttcaggatcgttaaTATTAATCGTTaatgtgtttaaaaaaatggaattacaATCTTGTCTCTTATAGTGTCAATAATTGGTGCTTTtactttaattgaaaaaatgaaattttaaaaaaggtgagtgctgatttttaaattatctgatgtgcgtttttgaattttgttctactgaaattttatttgtttatttaaaaattggaaattgaTAATCGCCAGCTGCATTTACATTCATTATGTATGGAGACTATATACAGGAGACCAAACTCGTATTATATACTcaatttaaatgtcaaaatatcaaagaccTAAGCTCACTATGTACTAGtaatttttctcataattaatattttctgaaaccccttcggagtaaaattcactccgagggaattaaataaataaaaaatcatccacTTCGCAAATTTTTTGGTGTAGcaattttgttataatttatttaagggtattctctttttaataatatgcaatgactttcaactgtcataactgtattaaaattttattaattaattaaaaaaaaaaattaaagcattaactGAAATAAGGACAACGCAGTTACAACTTTGCCGAGatcgagaatttttaaaaaattacttacaggtGACATTAATtgggagttaaacaaaatttgttgaataaatttcagtaaaatcttcatgtcaattttaaaattcaaattttcaagttttatagattaaaatttattcaacaaattttgtttagcTCCCAATTAATGTCacctgtaagtaattttttttaaattctctatctcggcgaaattacttctacgttgtcctttttccaattaatgctataattttttttaattaatcgataaaattttgatacacttatgacagttgagtcattgacaatttttaaaaagcggGGACACTGTCTGTGAATGGCTTTAATAACATAATATTGTCTGAGCTTTGTAAGCACTTtgttaaaatacttaaattataaaaattgttgtaTAAAAATCGCTCATTTCTAACAGCGAAAATTCAAAGAGACCGTtgtcttgaaaattttaaacaataacgtttttttaaatacattaatataaaaaatttaattctgaacaataaaattaacattttataattaaatatgaaaattattttttattcatcattgttttattatatttctatcgatttgtttttaaaaacttatctAATTTAcaactataataaatatatcgaacaaaagattaatttaaaattttataaaaatggtttattaatttaagtgcaatagatttatttattacgtaataaattgttaattgtcataatttatttacaaaataattaaatttaacaataattataatcactAAGCATGGAAGAAatgacacatttttttttaaattatatagaataagTAGGCAAGCCTtatttgagaaaataattctTCGGTAAAGCcgtcaaatatttattattatttataaattaatattaattaataaaatgaaatccTTTCAATAAAAcatatgtttaaatatatatttctttatata
The Microplitis mediator isolate UGA2020A chromosome 6, iyMicMedi2.1, whole genome shotgun sequence genome window above contains:
- the LOC130670559 gene encoding putative ankyrin repeat protein RF_0381 gives rise to the protein MINSIKKGDTQKVRDIIDEFGLSFCPLLDDGYPLLTTAVEKDQEKMVAYLLRNDAKVNSDRKVLSPLQIAAMNNNTMIFKMLLERGAKISNNNIHNNKSPIKLAVEQNNIEIAKLIVEHKNFGKKYDRSLLHAAVKNKNSAMVSLLLEIGADVNEYDDDRSAPIHHAVMAFNNDILQLLLDYGADINAKNKYGNTPVFIVQHNGRFTIEVDPDDDDISLEWDYSDDYMEMLNTLLDNDADINVLNIDKYLHLHHHDVSDTETDDSSDDSSEYGDSETIKCLIKQIVKLKSLNVPLSRNIDILLPSLVGFLPFDNYKKKCELEMSRMITEKIPNSGISLHDILRKNYNVLAVYAKNKNHETFIFSSEISDRFPVYGSAIKLRFSKGLARKDFLEKSTTVFHNLFPVASKLLSDGVDDVFKCLDNNDMRHFLRMFQQDN
- the LOC130670560 gene encoding homeobox protein Wariai-like, giving the protein MDDLEKCFDMLNSIKKGDTQKVRDIIDEFGLSFCPLLDDGYPLLIAAAGKNQIEMVAYLLRNNAKVNSNCKVLSPLQIAAMNNNTIIFKMLLERGAKISNNNIHNNKSPIKLAVEHNNIEIAKLIVEHKNFGKKYDRSLLHAAVKNKNSAMVSLLLEIGADVNEYDEDRSAPIHHAVMAFNNDILQLLLDYGADINAKNKYGDTPVCLVLMHSYNVIYVKHISRTSLLLGNTQNNSILDILLDNDADINGLDICKYLPRSTPEISAHLHANPSLEDDISENKKHIIKQIVKLRSRNAPPSYNNNVLLSSLLKHKPFDDYKKICEQEMSRAMMEKIPNSGISFHNILSKNSNFLAAYAKNINHQTFIFSGEVSRRFPVYGSAIKLRFSKGLARKNLLEKSTKIFHNLFPVASKLLSDGVDDVFKCLDNNDLRHFLRTFPQDN